A window of Deinococcus sp. YIM 134068 genomic DNA:
CTGTGCGGCAATCTCGCGCAGACTGTGCCCTTGCCCCCGGAGGTTGTGAGCGTAAGCCGCAGGGCACCTCATTGCCGCCGTCGCCGCCGTCTTCGTCGCCGTGGCCCCCGCCTGTCTCGCCTCAGCGGTTAGGTTCTCAGGCTTGCCGAGCGTCAAACCGCGTGCCTTCCGAGCCGCTAACGCCGCCTTCGTGCGGGCGGAGATCAACGCGGCTTCCCGTTCGGCCACAGCCGCCATCACATGAATGGTGAGGTTGTCCGCTTCCGGCATATCGACGGCAACGAACCGAACACCGCTCTCCATCAGTGAGGCGACGAAGGCGACATTACGGGCCAGCCTGTCCAGCTTGGCGATCAGCAGCACGCCCCCAACACGCCGTGTCCGCTCTAGGGCGGCTGCTAACTGGGGCCGCGCCCGCTTCCGGGTCCCCGTCTCCACCTCGGTCAACTCATCGACCACCTCTAGCCCCTGTGCTTTGGCGTAGGCGAGCACGGCGGCACGCTGGGCCTCTAGCCCCAACCCGCTCTGTCCCTGCTTGGCAGTGGAGACGCGGTAGTAGGCGACGGCGGGAAGGGTGTTGGGGGTCATGGGCATGGGCAGAGTGTTACACATCTCATCGGAGTGTTTAAGCCCTGTAACACCTTAAGCAAGTTCCGACCTGCCCCAGCGACAGCCCCTGCTCCCGCCTAGCCATCACCGGGACATACCCCAAAACTGCACAGGAAGGTCAGGAAGGGGTGAGCGAGGGCAAAGGTGAGCGAATACCCGACCTGCCCTCGGCCTGTGGACGACAGCGAGCCGGGGCTGGGGATGGAGAGGGCAGGGGGTGTACGTCGTCCCAGTGCCTCGTTTGCAATATGACTTCCGTCTAGGCTCATCTGGAGATGTCAATAGCAGTTCAGTTCCAAAAACTCGAACCGTTTCGCTAGCGAAACACTTTTATGTATCAGAAGATCAGCTTTTGACTAATCATAGCTCTCAGACTGAGTGACGTGTCGTGTAGTTCGTGGGATAGAGTGACTGAAATTGCGTCCCTAGATGAACACCTTAGAAATTAGCGTGTGGGCGCGGTGTTTTTGCTTCTACTGTGCCGAATGTTCCGGTAAAGGGCTTAAATTAGATGGACATCCGAAATTTTGCCGTATACGACCATATATTACGTCATCGGTAGCTCGATAGACACCCACGGTTGAGGGCGTAATGTAAAGATTAAAAAGAACTGTTCGCTGATCTGGTGGAATGTATGACAGAAGCGCAAACTAGGCAAGAAGGAACCGCCCCGGCAAGGGCGGCAAAAGAAAGGAGGGGTAAGAGTGGCCCCTAAGGTAGTGTCAAACGCCAAAATTAACGGTGAATCTCCTTACGTTCGCAAGGTATTTTATCAGAGTCTCGGGAGCCGGAGACTCGTCATCGTGACGCCCGATGGGGAGGTCAGGATTGGGGACCGCAACAAGGACAGCAAGCGGAAGCGCAAGCGGGTTGCTCTGGAACGGTGGGAGGAAGCCGTTTCACGTTGGGGGCAGGATGCGACGGTCTACGAATACACCCTCACCCCTCCTGCTGAACCCAGGTTGGACGTTCTCTGCCACGGTCAGAACGCGTTCATCTGGGGGACCATCGCCGCCGTGACGGTCGATGCTTTCGTGAAGTTGGAACACGGGAGCCGGGACCCA
This region includes:
- a CDS encoding recombinase family protein produces the protein MPMTPNTLPAVAYYRVSTAKQGQSGLGLEAQRAAVLAYAKAQGLEVVDELTEVETGTRKRARPQLAAALERTRRVGGVLLIAKLDRLARNVAFVASLMESGVRFVAVDMPEADNLTIHVMAAVAEREAALISARTKAALAARKARGLTLGKPENLTAEARQAGATATKTAATAAMRCPAAYAHNLRGQGHSLREIAAQLQEHGFRTRQGGDWSAVQVKRILDRTS